The DNA segment GCGTGGAAGGAGAACACCACCGCCGAATACCATTGCACCATCATCAGCCTCGCTGAGTCGGAGGCTGAAGCAGGACTGTTGTGGGTCGGGACGGATGATGGAAACCTCCAGCTGAGCCGCAACGGCGGCAGTTCGTGGACCAATCTGTCCGCAAATGTGCCTGGGCTGCCCGCGCACTCGCCGGTGTCGCATATCGAGCCGTCTCGGGTTTCCGCGGAGCGCGCCTGGGCCGCCTTCGACCGGCATCTCTTCGACGATTTCAGACCACTGATCTACCGCACCGACGATTTCGGAGCTACTTGGAAGCCGGTCGTCGGCGATCTCCCGGAGGGTGCATGGGTGTGGGTGGTGCGTGAGGACCCCCGAAACCCGAATTTGCTTTACGCGGGCACCGAGCTCGGGCTGTATGCGACTCGCAACGGCGGACAGAGCTGGCAACGTCTGCACCTGAAGAACCTGCCGCCGGTCGCGGTGCACGACATTCTCGTCCACCCTCGCGAGAACGACCTCATCCTCGGCACCCACGGGCGCGCCATTTGGATCTTCGACGACGCGACCCCTATCCAGGAATTTGACGATGACATCTCGGCCAAGGTGGCCCACTTCTTCCCGATCCGGGACGCGCTGCGATACCCGGTCAGGGGGACTAGGTACGGCCTCGGTGACAAGGTCCACCGTGCGCCGAACCCACCCGCCGGTGCGCTCATTGCCTTTTTCCTCAGGGATGCCATTGAGCCCGATGGCGACAAGATCACAGACAGCTCCAAGGCCCAAGATCGGGTGAAGATCGAGATCATCGACGACGGGGGGACGATCATCCGCACCCTGAAGAAAGTGCCCACTGAAGCGGGTGTCAACCGTGTGGCCTGGGACCTCACTACGGACCTTCCCGACATCTTCCGGAGAGATGAAGAGATGGAGGAGTGGTACGGGCCCCCAAAGGGCGTTGCCGTACTTCCAGGAACCTACACCGTGCGGCTGACCGTCGACGACCAGGTTCTGGAAGAGACCGTTGTCGTTTCGGTGGATCCGACGGTGGACGTGGACAACACTGCGCTCGAGGCGCAATTTGCAGTTGCGATCGAACTCAACCAGGCCTGCTCCGCGGTAAACCGGGCGGCCACGGGGATAGATGCCGTTGTGAAGCAGCTCGAATCTAGAAGGGCGAACGCCGAGACGCTCTCGGACAAAGACCTACCAGAGGATATGAAAGAGCTCTTCGAACAGAAGGGAGATCAGCTCGAAATCCTGCTCGAATCGATCACCGGGGACGAGGATCTCGGAGGCTGGAGTGAGGGGCCGCAGCTCGCGGACAATCTCTTCTTCCTTCTGCGCAATATCGATTCCGGTTTCGCGACACCGACGGCCGCCCAGGAGTTGCTCGCAGCCGAGCTTCTGGAGGAAGCCGAGGCAAAGCTCGACGAGGTCAACACCTTCTTCGGTCAGGGCATTGACGAGCTCAACCGTAGCCTTGAGGGTTTTGGCGTGGCGCCGGTGACAGCTCCGGAGCCGGTGGAAATGCAACGGAGTGACGGCTAGGACAGGCAGCAGACCTGGTCGAATGGCGCACGGCGGCCTCGAGAAAAAATGTTTCAGAAGTGAAATGCGTCTGCGTCTCACATGCGTTATAGTGTTCGTCGTCCATTCATCGTGACGGACAGGCGAACCATGACTGGTTGAGACCCTGATTCGAGGTGGTCGAGAAGGGTGCTCGACGCCAGGTGATCGTCTGGGTTCGTGTACGGAATGGGCGACCCAGGGGGACCATCGAATGATCGGTACGACACTTTCGCACTTCCGGATCACCGACAAGCTCGGTGAAGGTGGGATGGGCCAGGTGTGGCGCGCCCAGGACTCGAAGCTCGGGCGCGAGGTGGCACTCAAGGTGCTCCCGGAGGAGTTTGCCAAGGATCCCGAGCGCATGGCGAGGTTCGAGAGGGAAGCCAAAGTACTTGCCAGCTTGAACCACCCGAACATTGCGACGCTGTACGGGTTGGAATCCATCGCGTCGGACGCGGACGTGGGACAGACGACCTTTCTGGCAATGGAGTTGGTGGAGGGGGAAGACCTTACGGAGCGGATCAAGCGGGGGCCTGTGCCGGTCGAGGAGGCGGTCGCAATCGCTCTGCAGATCGCGGAGGCGCTGGAGGCGGCCCACGAGCAGGGGATCGTTCACCGAGATTTGAAGCCGGCCAATATCAAGCTCCGACCCGATGGCACGGTCAAGGTGCTTGACTTCGGCCTGGCCAAGGCGTGGGACGCGGACTCCGAGGGCGCCAACCTTTCAATGTCGCCAACGCTGACCGCGCACGCGACCGCGGCCGGCGTGATCATCGGCACGGCGGCCTACATGTCACCCGAACAGGCGGCGGGCGTGGCGGCTGATCGCCGGGCGGACATCTGGGCCTTCGGCGTCGTGCTGTGGGAGATGCTGACCGGGAACAAGCTCTTCGAGGGCGAGACGGTCTCGCACGTGCTCGCGTCGGTGCTCAAGGATGATGTCGATCTCGCCGTGCTGCCGGAGGCAACACCGGTGCGGCTGCGCGAGCTCATCGAACGCTGTCTGAAGAAGAAGCCGCTGCAGCGGCTCCAGGCGATCGGCGACGCGCGCATCCTGCTCGACGAATATCGGGCCGATCCGGAGGCGTTCGAGCGGACGTCATTGAGGTCGCCGTCGGAAAGTGATGCGCAACCGATGTGGAAACGGGCGCTGCCATGGGCGGTCGCCGCCGGCGCCGCCGTTGCGGCTCTGGTCTTCGCCTTTGGCAGTTTTTCGAGAGGAGGAGCGGTCGACAGCGCCATCCGCTTCCAGGTGCCGCCGCCCGAGGGTCGCGGTTACCAGCTCGACTCCGTTCGTCCCGGGCCGGTGGTGGTCTCACCCAACGGGAAATCGCTTGCCTTTTCCGCGTGGGACGCCGATGGCCAGGTGCGGGTCTTTGTCCGTGACCTCGACGAGGTGCAGCCGAGAGTCCTGGCCGGGACCGAGGGCGCGCAGTACCCCTTCTGGTCTCCCGATTCGAAGAACCTGGGTTTCTTCGCCGACAGCAAGCTCAAAAAGGTCAGCGCCTCGGGCGGACAACCACTCACGCTGTGCGATGCCCCCGACGGAAAGGGTGCGTCGTGGAGTCCCGAGGGTGTGATCCTCTTCGCCCCGACAGCGACGAGCCCGATTCAACGCGTGTCCCAGCTGGGGGGCGAACCGGTCGATGTCACGACCTTCGATAAGGATCGGGGCGACGATTCTCACCGCCACCCCAGGTTCCTGCCGGATGGGAAACATTTTCTCTATCTGGCCCGTTTACCCGAAGGGCCCAGGGAGGGGCAGGCGATCGTTGCTGCGTCTCTCGAAGATGGCGATGAAAAGGTTCTGGTCCGCTCTCCCGCCGCGGCGGAGTACGCCTCCGGCCACCT comes from the Acidobacteriota bacterium genome and includes:
- a CDS encoding serine/threonine-protein kinase; amino-acid sequence: MIGTTLSHFRITDKLGEGGMGQVWRAQDSKLGREVALKVLPEEFAKDPERMARFEREAKVLASLNHPNIATLYGLESIASDADVGQTTFLAMELVEGEDLTERIKRGPVPVEEAVAIALQIAEALEAAHEQGIVHRDLKPANIKLRPDGTVKVLDFGLAKAWDADSEGANLSMSPTLTAHATAAGVIIGTAAYMSPEQAAGVAADRRADIWAFGVVLWEMLTGNKLFEGETVSHVLASVLKDDVDLAVLPEATPVRLRELIERCLKKKPLQRLQAIGDARILLDEYRADPEAFERTSLRSPSESDAQPMWKRALPWAVAAGAAVAALVFAFGSFSRGGAVDSAIRFQVPPPEGRGYQLDSVRPGPVVVSPNGKSLAFSAWDADGQVRVFVRDLDEVQPRVLAGTEGAQYPFWSPDSKNLGFFADSKLKKVSASGGQPLTLCDAPDGKGASWSPEGVILFAPTATSPIQRVSQLGGEPVDVTTFDKDRGDDSHRHPRFLPDGKHFLYLARLPEGPREGQAIVAASLEDGDEKVLVRSPAAAEYASGHLLFLRERTLMAQPFNPDKLELSGEPFPVADTVVLISTGTAQAVFSASQTGVLAVQSGVLSADLVMRWRGRDGAVLDTIGEPARFTDDIRLSPTEDTAIVQIRAEEGDNRDQWVVELDRKLRTRFTFSPDGDDAPVFSPDGETVLWEVTDEAERMTLNRKSIGGSGDGEVLAEFDKETWPASWHPSGDTVLLGQQVSQTPANIDLLVWPISGGGKPEPWLATEFIEYTGSFSPDGRWVVYGSNESGNWEIFVAPFPGPGRKWQVSVGGGAWPIWRRDGAEILYVNLSGEIMGVQVDERGSGLSFGQPQTLFEFRTTAVGYGFDVSADGQRFLVVEPAENVPPEPVTVVVNWPAAIEAQR